One Arthrobacter sp. FW306-07-I genomic window carries:
- a CDS encoding MFS transporter yields MTNIATGAQATPEAQRRLKRAKKAALAAFLGGALEYYDFFIYATAASLVFSKIFFPAGDPTVALIASFATFGVAYVARPFGAVVFGHLGDKIGRKNTLVLTLVLMGSATFLIGALPDFSVAGYWAPALLVVLRLMQGLSAGAETAGASALSTEEAPEGRRGFFASFAMSGISAGIVLASLAFLPVAAMSEADRLAWGWRIPFWLSLVVLIVAYLVRRSLEEPEVFEEKHDHGELVKLPFAKMFQTHPAQFFQVALMSFETVTNTFMQSFGLAYAVSVGVPASTMLWVSILGNVLAIGSQPLMARWSDSLGRRPIFIGGVLGSGAMIFIYFWVISTGNIPMIFLTSTLITAGTYAMSNAIYPAWFSELFNVKVRYSGMAIGLQIGILCAGFTPLLGTALVGADKANWGPAAWIVAGSSVLAVAGAWWARETAKTPLRELGNHVR; encoded by the coding sequence ATGACCAACATCGCAACAGGAGCCCAGGCGACGCCGGAGGCGCAGCGCCGTCTCAAGCGCGCAAAGAAGGCAGCGTTGGCAGCCTTCCTCGGCGGCGCGCTGGAGTACTACGACTTCTTCATCTATGCCACTGCCGCCTCCCTCGTCTTCTCGAAGATCTTCTTCCCCGCGGGCGACCCCACCGTGGCGCTTATCGCGTCCTTCGCCACGTTCGGTGTCGCCTACGTCGCGAGGCCGTTCGGCGCAGTGGTGTTCGGCCACCTGGGTGACAAGATCGGCCGCAAGAACACCCTCGTTCTCACCCTGGTCCTGATGGGCAGCGCCACGTTCCTGATCGGCGCGCTGCCGGACTTCAGCGTGGCGGGCTACTGGGCCCCGGCACTGCTGGTGGTGCTTCGTCTGATGCAGGGCCTGTCCGCCGGCGCCGAGACGGCCGGCGCCTCGGCATTGTCCACCGAGGAAGCCCCTGAAGGCCGCCGCGGTTTCTTCGCCAGCTTCGCCATGAGCGGCATCTCGGCCGGCATCGTGCTGGCATCCCTGGCCTTCCTTCCTGTTGCCGCCATGAGCGAGGCGGACCGCCTTGCCTGGGGATGGCGGATCCCCTTCTGGCTCTCCCTCGTAGTCCTGATCGTGGCCTACCTGGTGCGCCGCTCCCTGGAGGAGCCGGAGGTTTTCGAGGAAAAGCATGACCACGGCGAACTGGTAAAGCTGCCCTTCGCCAAGATGTTCCAGACCCACCCCGCCCAGTTCTTCCAGGTGGCGCTGATGTCCTTCGAGACCGTCACCAACACGTTCATGCAGTCCTTTGGCCTCGCCTACGCGGTTTCGGTGGGCGTCCCGGCCTCCACCATGCTTTGGGTGAGCATCCTCGGCAACGTCCTGGCGATCGGCAGCCAGCCCCTGATGGCACGATGGTCCGACAGCCTTGGCCGGCGTCCCATCTTCATCGGGGGCGTGCTCGGTTCCGGCGCCATGATCTTCATCTACTTCTGGGTGATCTCCACCGGGAACATCCCCATGATCTTCCTGACCAGCACGCTGATCACGGCCGGAACCTACGCCATGTCCAATGCCATCTACCCGGCCTGGTTCTCGGAGCTGTTCAACGTGAAGGTCCGCTACTCAGGCATGGCGATCGGACTCCAGATCGGAATCCTGTGCGCCGGTTTCACCCCGCTGCTGGGCACCGCCCTGGTGGGAGCGGACAAGGCCAACTGGGGACCGGCAGCCTGGATCGTGGCAGGTTCTTCGGTCCTCGCCGTGGCGGGTGCCTGGTGGGCCCGCGAGACAGCCAAGACCCCGCTCCGGGAGCTGGGCAACCACGTGCGGTAG
- a CDS encoding MmcQ/YjbR family DNA-binding protein — protein MVSEDEVRQAALALPGVTERSSWGQPAWFARTLVARIWEPGVLTVKTGERHALAGTEPETFFWTAHHERSPLLVLVRMERIDAALLAELLEDSYRLAGGTPARGQQSP, from the coding sequence ATGGTCAGCGAGGACGAGGTCAGGCAGGCTGCCCTTGCCCTGCCGGGCGTGACGGAACGGTCCAGTTGGGGACAGCCGGCGTGGTTTGCCAGAACCCTGGTGGCCCGAATCTGGGAGCCCGGCGTCCTCACCGTCAAGACCGGGGAGCGCCACGCGCTGGCAGGGACCGAGCCGGAGACCTTCTTCTGGACTGCGCACCACGAACGCTCACCCTTGCTGGTGCTGGTCCGCATGGAACGCATTGACGCGGCGCTTCTGGCGGAACTGCTCGAGGATTCCTATCGGCTGGCAGGAGGTACGCCGGCCCGCGGACAGCAGTCCCCTTAA
- a CDS encoding IclR family transcriptional regulator domain-containing protein — protein sequence MTDAVRTDTQPPQASDQYVQSLARGLAVIRAFDADRPVMTLTEVASRTGLTRATARRFLHTLVELGYVRTDGKTFALTAKVLQLGYAYLSGLSLPQLAQPHLEELSLKLGESTSAAVLDGTDIAYVARVTTRRIMTIGITVGTRFPAYATSMGRVLLAALPPAELKAYLAAAEVKPLTPRALGSVPELLGVLETVRAQGWCLLNQELELGLMSVAAPVYDGTKVVAAVNVSLQAQSVEAKPDPDAYLASVTREIVATAKLISADLTARG from the coding sequence ATGACCGACGCCGTCCGCACGGACACCCAGCCGCCGCAGGCCAGCGACCAGTACGTCCAGTCGCTGGCGCGGGGCCTGGCCGTGATCCGTGCCTTCGACGCCGACCGCCCCGTCATGACGCTCACGGAAGTGGCGTCCCGCACCGGGCTGACCCGCGCCACCGCCCGCCGGTTCCTGCACACCCTCGTGGAGCTGGGCTATGTCAGGACCGACGGCAAGACGTTCGCGCTGACGGCCAAGGTCCTGCAGTTGGGGTACGCGTACCTCTCCGGCCTATCCCTGCCGCAGCTGGCCCAGCCGCATCTGGAGGAACTGTCCCTCAAGCTGGGCGAGTCCACCTCCGCTGCGGTGCTGGACGGCACGGACATTGCGTACGTTGCCCGCGTGACCACCCGCCGGATCATGACCATCGGGATCACCGTGGGCACCCGTTTCCCGGCCTATGCCACATCCATGGGCAGGGTACTGCTCGCGGCACTCCCGCCCGCGGAACTCAAGGCTTACCTGGCGGCGGCCGAGGTGAAGCCGTTAACTCCCCGCGCCCTGGGAAGCGTCCCGGAGTTGCTGGGGGTGCTGGAAACCGTGCGGGCGCAGGGCTGGTGCCTGCTCAACCAGGAACTGGAACTGGGGCTGATGTCCGTTGCGGCGCCCGTGTACGACGGAACCAAGGTGGTGGCGGCCGTAAACGTCTCCCTGCAGGCCCAGTCCGTGGAGGCCAAGCCGGACCCGGACGCCTACCTGGCATCGGTCACGCGAGAGATCGTGGCCACCGCCAAGCTGATTTCCGCAGACCTCACCGCCCGGGGATAG
- a CDS encoding 3-oxoacid CoA-transferase subunit B — MSLTETSLQTSATPLGRDDLARLVARDIAPGSFVNLGIGQPTLVSNYLTEEQNITLHTENGMLGMGPEAQGDEIDEDLINAGKIPVTELPGASYFHHADSFAMMRGGHLDICVLGAFQVSVTGDLANWHTGAPGAIPAVGGAMDLATGAKDVFVMMTLLTREGASKIVESCTYPVTGVGCVTRVYTDKAVFLTGPEGITVRETFGCTLEELQELVPVPLKAAAAVGSAT, encoded by the coding sequence GGATGACCTGGCCCGGCTCGTGGCCAGGGACATCGCGCCCGGGTCCTTTGTGAACCTCGGCATCGGGCAGCCCACGCTGGTGTCCAACTACCTCACCGAGGAACAGAACATCACCCTCCACACGGAGAACGGCATGCTCGGGATGGGTCCCGAAGCCCAGGGCGATGAGATCGACGAGGACCTCATCAACGCCGGAAAGATCCCCGTCACCGAACTCCCCGGCGCCTCGTACTTCCACCACGCCGACTCCTTCGCAATGATGCGCGGCGGGCACCTGGACATCTGCGTGCTCGGTGCGTTCCAGGTATCGGTCACTGGCGACCTCGCCAACTGGCACACCGGGGCACCGGGTGCCATTCCCGCCGTCGGTGGTGCCATGGACCTGGCCACCGGCGCCAAGGACGTATTCGTCATGATGACCCTCCTGACCCGCGAAGGCGCCTCCAAGATCGTGGAGTCCTGCACCTACCCCGTCACCGGCGTGGGGTGCGTGACCCGCGTTTACACGGACAAGGCCGTGTTCCTGACGGGGCCCGAGGGCATTACCGTGCGTGAAACCTTCGGCTGCACCCTCGAAGAACTCCAGGAACTGGTACCCGTCCCGCTCAAGGCCGCCGCCGCCGTCGGAAGCGCCACCTAG